In Shewanella sp. VB17, a single genomic region encodes these proteins:
- a CDS encoding efflux RND transporter periplasmic adaptor subunit — protein sequence MKHHTSCKVSNINAMTKAMINAKCFGLVIALAAVISTPMATFAGEGHDHASEEQTVKQEQHTSGEEESHALVFTDEQQSLAGIKVEKLSTQPFSLEAVATATLVVDRDRTMTLAPQLDVRIEQRHVVPGQEVTEGQPLLTLGGVAVAQAQADYITASAEWSRVSRMSKSAVSASRRLQAQVDAELKRAILEAMKMTSKQIILLESNPQKIGSYQLLAPINGRVQQDTAKLGQIVLAGTPLMQLTDESHLWVEAQVTPAQSEKISIGSAALVRVGERSIEAKVIGRSHELDSITRTEKILVSLENLGHVIHAGQFAELYLSDPVSGGAVLPDAALTRGSDGDWQVFIQDEDGFEAVEVEVVERQRGMNLVRGLAPDSQVVVSGAFFLASEQAKSGFAIHNH from the coding sequence ATGAAACATCACACAAGTTGTAAAGTCAGTAACATTAACGCGATGACTAAAGCCATGATTAACGCGAAGTGCTTTGGATTAGTTATTGCATTAGCTGCGGTTATCTCTACTCCAATGGCTACATTTGCAGGTGAAGGTCATGATCATGCAAGTGAAGAACAAACGGTGAAACAAGAGCAACATACCAGCGGTGAAGAAGAGTCGCATGCGCTGGTATTCACTGATGAGCAGCAGTCTCTTGCTGGTATCAAAGTAGAAAAACTATCCACCCAACCTTTTAGTTTAGAGGCCGTTGCTACCGCAACACTTGTGGTGGATCGTGATAGAACAATGACACTGGCACCACAACTGGATGTGAGAATTGAGCAGCGCCATGTGGTGCCGGGGCAAGAGGTGACTGAAGGTCAACCTTTATTAACGTTAGGGGGCGTGGCTGTTGCACAAGCTCAAGCTGATTATATTACGGCTTCAGCAGAGTGGAGCCGAGTGAGTCGTATGAGTAAAAGTGCAGTGAGTGCAAGTCGCCGCCTCCAAGCTCAGGTTGATGCCGAATTAAAGCGTGCGATTTTAGAGGCGATGAAAATGACCTCAAAACAGATCATATTGTTAGAGTCTAATCCTCAAAAGATAGGTAGCTACCAGTTATTGGCACCGATTAACGGTCGTGTTCAACAAGATACTGCCAAGCTAGGGCAAATAGTGTTAGCGGGTACGCCTTTAATGCAGTTAACCGATGAATCTCATTTGTGGGTTGAAGCGCAAGTCACTCCAGCTCAATCAGAGAAAATAAGTATAGGCAGTGCAGCACTTGTTAGGGTCGGCGAGAGAAGTATAGAGGCTAAGGTGATCGGGCGTTCTCATGAATTAGACAGTATTACTCGTACCGAGAAAATTTTAGTGAGCTTGGAAAATCTCGGCCATGTGATCCATGCGGGGCAATTTGCAGAATTATACCTATCCGATCCTGTTAGCGGGGGAGCAGTGCTTCCTGATGCGGCGCTAACGCGTGGCAGTGATGGTGATTGGCAAGTATTTATTCAAGATGAAGATGGGTTTGAAGCCGTCGAGGTTGAAGTGGTTGAACGTCAGCGTGGCATGAATTTAGTACGCGGACTCGCCCCAGATAGTCAGGTTGTGGTGTCGGGTGCTTTTTTCTTAGCCTCTGAGCAGGCTAAATCTGGTTTCGCGATTCATAACCACTAA
- a CDS encoding efflux RND transporter permease subunit, with product MLQRLIEVAIRNRLLVALGLVVIAIASVVMLPKLNLDAFPDVTNVQVTVNTEAEGLAAEEVEKLISYPVESAMYALPAVTEVRSLSRTGLSMVTVVFAEGTDIYFARQQVFEQLQAAREMIPDGIGMPEIGPNTSGLGQIYQYILRADPDAGIDSAELRSLNDYLVKLIMMPVGGVTEVLSFGGDVRQYQVQIDPNKLLSYDLSMEEVTTALESNNRNAGGWFMEQGQEQLVVRGYGLLPTGDAGLKAIAQIPLTEFSGTPIRVGDIAKVAYGSEIRVGAVTMTRRDEAGNPQHLGEVVAGVILKRMGANTKATIDDINARTALVEQALPEGVTFEVFYDQADLVTQAVTTVRDALLMAFVFIVVILALFLVNIRATLLVLLSIPVAICLALMVMSYFGVSANLMSLGGLAVAIGMLVDGSVVMVENIFKHLTQPDRRHLNDARARSGGEVDPHHVDEDGAKIDAGDGIALRVMLAAKEVCSPIFFATAIIIVVFAPLFALEGVEGKLFQPMAVSIILAMLSALVVALIAVPALAVFLFKRGITLRESPVLKPIDAGYRRLLTVTMAKPKTVIIAALVMFGLSMALLPRLGTEFVPELEEGTINLRVTLAPTASLGTSINVAPKLEKLLLAFPEVDYALSRIGAPELGGDPEPVSNIEIYIGLKPIEQWEHAETRIELQRKMEEKLSVFPGLLFTFSQPIATRVDELLSGVKAQLAIKIFGPDLDVLSKSGQKLSDLVSAIPGAVDVSLEQVSGEAQLVVRPKRDLLARYGISVDKVMSLVSQGIGGGSAGQVIDGNARYDINVRLAQEYRSSPDALRDLILSGVNGAKVRLGEVASVEVEMAPPNIRRDDVQRRVVVQANVSGRDMGSVVKDIYAIIPEADLPAGYTVVVGGQYENQQRAQQKLMLVVPISIGLIALLLFFSFGSIKQVGLIMANVPLALIGGVVALFISGTYLSVPSSIGFITLFGVAVLNGVVLVDSINQRRQMALKEKLGSNAGESLYDSVYEGTVGRLRPVLMTALTSALGLIPILISSGVGSEIQQPLAVVIIGGLFSSTALTLLVLPTLYRWMYRKQENA from the coding sequence ATGTTACAGAGATTAATTGAGGTTGCTATTCGCAACCGTTTATTGGTGGCATTAGGCCTAGTCGTCATCGCGATAGCCAGTGTGGTCATGTTACCGAAATTAAATCTGGATGCATTTCCAGATGTCACCAATGTTCAGGTGACGGTGAATACTGAAGCTGAAGGTTTGGCGGCCGAAGAAGTTGAAAAATTGATTAGCTACCCCGTTGAATCGGCAATGTATGCATTGCCTGCGGTAACCGAAGTACGTTCATTGTCACGTACAGGCTTGTCGATGGTGACGGTGGTGTTTGCCGAAGGAACAGATATCTATTTTGCTCGTCAACAGGTCTTTGAGCAATTACAGGCAGCGCGTGAGATGATCCCTGATGGGATTGGTATGCCTGAAATTGGTCCTAATACGTCGGGGTTGGGGCAGATTTATCAATATATTTTGCGTGCTGATCCTGATGCTGGTATAGACTCAGCTGAACTACGTAGTCTTAATGACTATCTGGTAAAGCTGATTATGATGCCTGTTGGTGGCGTGACAGAAGTCCTCTCATTTGGTGGTGATGTTCGCCAATATCAAGTGCAAATTGATCCCAATAAACTGCTTAGTTACGATCTTTCTATGGAAGAGGTGACGACGGCACTTGAGAGTAACAACCGCAATGCAGGCGGTTGGTTCATGGAGCAGGGCCAAGAGCAGCTAGTGGTGCGTGGTTATGGTCTGTTGCCAACCGGAGATGCTGGATTAAAGGCGATTGCACAGATCCCGTTAACAGAATTTTCCGGTACGCCCATTCGAGTGGGTGATATTGCTAAGGTTGCTTATGGCAGCGAAATTCGTGTTGGCGCGGTTACCATGACTCGTCGTGATGAGGCGGGTAATCCACAGCATTTAGGTGAAGTGGTCGCCGGCGTTATCTTGAAGCGTATGGGGGCCAATACTAAGGCGACCATCGATGATATCAATGCAAGAACGGCGCTAGTAGAGCAGGCTCTTCCTGAAGGGGTTACCTTTGAAGTGTTTTATGATCAGGCTGATCTAGTGACTCAAGCTGTTACCACTGTGCGTGATGCGCTGTTGATGGCATTTGTGTTTATTGTGGTTATTTTGGCACTGTTTCTCGTTAATATACGTGCGACCTTGCTCGTGCTGCTATCTATCCCTGTTGCTATTTGTCTTGCCTTAATGGTGATGTCTTATTTTGGTGTGTCGGCAAACTTAATGTCACTTGGTGGACTGGCTGTGGCCATTGGTATGCTAGTGGATGGCTCCGTGGTGATGGTTGAGAATATCTTTAAACATCTGACTCAACCAGATAGACGCCATTTAAACGATGCTCGAGCTAGATCGGGTGGTGAAGTAGACCCACATCATGTCGATGAAGACGGTGCTAAAATAGATGCCGGAGATGGTATCGCTTTGCGAGTGATGTTGGCCGCCAAAGAGGTGTGTAGTCCTATCTTTTTTGCTACAGCAATTATTATTGTCGTATTTGCTCCTTTGTTTGCCTTAGAAGGGGTTGAAGGTAAGTTATTTCAGCCAATGGCCGTCAGTATCATACTTGCCATGTTATCCGCCTTAGTGGTGGCGTTAATTGCAGTACCTGCCTTAGCGGTATTTCTCTTTAAACGTGGGATCACGCTAAGAGAAAGCCCAGTGCTTAAGCCCATTGATGCGGGTTATCGTCGCTTGTTAACTGTGACGATGGCAAAACCAAAAACGGTGATAATAGCAGCCTTGGTGATGTTTGGTCTTAGTATGGCTTTGCTGCCTCGTTTGGGGACAGAGTTCGTGCCTGAACTTGAAGAGGGGACGATAAATTTACGTGTCACACTTGCGCCAACAGCAAGCCTAGGCACTTCAATCAATGTGGCTCCCAAACTTGAGAAATTACTGTTAGCGTTTCCGGAAGTTGATTATGCGCTTAGCCGAATAGGTGCTCCAGAGCTGGGTGGCGATCCTGAGCCCGTGAGTAATATTGAGATTTATATCGGTTTAAAGCCTATTGAACAGTGGGAGCACGCAGAAACAAGAATAGAGTTACAGCGTAAGATGGAGGAAAAATTAAGTGTTTTCCCTGGGTTGCTGTTTACTTTTTCTCAGCCCATCGCAACGCGAGTTGATGAGTTGCTTTCGGGGGTGAAGGCGCAACTGGCGATTAAAATTTTTGGCCCTGATCTTGATGTGTTGTCAAAAAGTGGCCAAAAACTCAGCGACTTGGTATCAGCGATTCCCGGTGCGGTTGATGTGTCGCTGGAGCAAGTCAGTGGTGAAGCGCAACTGGTGGTTCGACCTAAACGTGATTTACTGGCGCGTTATGGTATCAGTGTTGATAAAGTCATGAGTCTGGTGAGTCAAGGTATAGGGGGGGGGAGTGCGGGACAAGTTATTGATGGTAACGCCAGGTATGATATCAATGTTCGCTTAGCGCAGGAATATCGAAGTTCTCCTGATGCACTTAGGGATCTGATCTTGAGTGGTGTCAATGGTGCTAAGGTACGTTTAGGTGAAGTGGCGAGCGTTGAAGTTGAGATGGCACCACCGAATATTCGTCGTGATGATGTACAGCGCCGCGTGGTGGTTCAGGCTAATGTTTCCGGTCGTGATATGGGCTCTGTAGTGAAGGATATCTACGCCATCATTCCAGAGGCAGATCTACCTGCTGGTTACACGGTTGTTGTGGGTGGACAGTATGAAAACCAACAACGAGCTCAGCAAAAACTGATGTTAGTTGTGCCTATTTCTATCGGGCTAATTGCCTTATTACTCTTCTTTTCATTTGGTTCGATTAAGCAAGTTGGCCTTATCATGGCCAATGTTCCTTTAGCACTAATAGGCGGTGTGGTCGCGCTATTTATTAGTGGCACTTATCTTTCTGTGCCTAGCTCCATTGGCTTTATTACTTTATTTGGCGTGGCTGTGCTCAATGGTGTGGTCTTGGTGGATTCGATTAACCAAAGGCGTCAGATGGCGCTGAAGGAAAAATTGGGCAGCAATGCCGGTGAAAGTCTATATGATTCAGTGTATGAAGGTACCGTTGGTCGACTACGGCCAGTATTAATGACCGCGTTGACCTCTGCTTTAGGTCTCATTCCTATTTTGATCTCCAGTGGGGTAGGAAGTGAGATCCAGCAGCCATTAGCAGTGGTGATTATCGGCGGCTTGTTTAGCTCAACAGCCTTGACGTTATTGGTACTGCCGACGCTCTATCGATGGATGTATCGCAAGCAAGAAAATGCTTAG
- a CDS encoding DUF2999 family protein encodes MNPIIAILKEHNITDTQINDLFQTLTENPLMAMGTIGQLGIQAEKLQQLMALIMQNPNLIKEAVVELGLDFSKVEAAKSQLQK; translated from the coding sequence ATGAACCCAATTATTGCCATCTTAAAAGAACACAACATCACTGACACGCAGATTAATGATTTATTCCAAACGTTGACCGAAAACCCATTAATGGCCATGGGTACCATAGGGCAATTAGGGATCCAAGCAGAGAAACTACAACAACTGATGGCGTTAATCATGCAAAACCCCAATTTAATCAAAGAGGCCGTTGTTGAGCTAGGATTAGACTTCTCGAAAGTTGAAGCGGCAAAATCCCAACTACAAAAATAA